The following coding sequences are from one Mytilus trossulus isolate FHL-02 chromosome 8, PNRI_Mtr1.1.1.hap1, whole genome shotgun sequence window:
- the LOC134728215 gene encoding CDP-diacylglycerol--inositol 3-phosphatidyltransferase-like, translating to MAENIFLFIPNIIDYFRVITALLSFYYMRTDYMLTTFWYLLSGLLDAIDGHAARMLNQGSKLGALLDMLIDRCATMCLLAALCHFYPDYMMFFQISMSIDITSHWFHVQSSLMQGATSHKMIDLGANPVLRHYYHNRKILFVMCAANELFYCMLYLTHFTSGPFNIFSIILYLSAPLALIKTGISILQLVVACQNVAAVDVADRATVAGNKNQ from the exons ATGgcagaaaacatatttttgtttatcccTAACATAATTG ATTATTTCAGAGTGATAACAGCTTTGCtgtcattttattatatgagaACAGATTATATGTTGACTACTTTCTGGTATTTGTTAAGTGGACTTTTAGATGCCATTGATGGTCATGCAGCAAGAATGTTAAATCAAG GAAGCAAGTTAGGTGCACTCCTAGACATGTTGATAGATAGATGTGCCACAATGTGTCTGTTAGCAGCTTTATGCCATTTCTATCCAGATTACATGATGTTCTTCCAGATCTccatgtcaatagatataaccAGTCACTGGTTCCATGTCCAAAG TTCACTGATGCAGGGTGCTACAAGCCACAAGATGATAGATCTAGGTGCTAATCCTGTACTGAGACATTATTATCATAACAGG aaaattctATTTGTGATGTGTGCAGCTAATGAGTTGTTCTATTGTATGTTATACTTAACACACTTCACGTCTGGACCTTTCA ATATATTCAGCATTATCCTGTATCTGTCTGCTCCATTAGCCCTCATTAAGACTGGTATCAGCATCCTTCAGTTAGTGGTGGCATGTCAGAATGTGGCCGCTGTTGATGTGGCAGATAGAGCGACAGTTGCTGGGAACAAGAACCAGTAA